The proteins below come from a single Tenuifilum thalassicum genomic window:
- a CDS encoding TolC family protein has protein sequence MIRFIILSIALTLFGFGSFAQTFDDYFKLAAENNPGLKAQYNEYEAALQKVDQVKALPDPTFSFGYFISPAETKVGPQKAKLSLSQMFPWFGTLKAQGDAAALMAEAKYQNFIDARNKLRLELAAAYFPLYELNEWIRIEQENINVLKSYKTIANQKFNEGAGSMVDVLRVDIMLKDSETNLEILKTKETPLIASFNKLLNRPENEAVSTGDSLKTILLPTDFRKDSLTALNPKIKALSLKLQASLASERAAKKQGLPKLGVGLDYVIVDKGSNLSLPDNGKDIVMPMISISIPIFRSKYNALVKEAQLTRKGYENKLLDETNTLVSEYEMAMFQLNQQEQLISLYQKQIETTKQSINLLLTSYANSGKEFEEVLRMQQQLLKYQKMHISALVQYQIAVEKINYLTSNIY, from the coding sequence ATGATTCGATTTATTATACTATCAATCGCTCTAACGCTATTTGGCTTTGGCAGTTTTGCCCAAACTTTCGACGATTACTTCAAATTAGCCGCCGAAAATAATCCAGGGTTAAAGGCCCAATACAACGAGTACGAAGCTGCCCTGCAAAAGGTTGATCAGGTTAAAGCATTACCCGATCCCACATTCTCGTTTGGCTACTTCATTTCACCCGCCGAAACTAAGGTTGGACCTCAAAAAGCAAAACTCTCCCTTTCGCAGATGTTCCCTTGGTTTGGAACACTTAAAGCTCAAGGTGATGCCGCTGCCTTAATGGCTGAGGCTAAGTATCAAAATTTCATTGATGCTCGTAATAAACTACGATTAGAACTCGCCGCTGCTTACTTCCCGTTATATGAACTTAATGAATGGATACGGATTGAGCAAGAAAATATCAACGTACTTAAATCGTATAAAACCATTGCAAATCAAAAATTTAATGAAGGAGCTGGTTCAATGGTCGACGTTTTAAGAGTTGATATCATGCTTAAGGATTCCGAAACCAACCTTGAAATTCTCAAAACTAAAGAAACACCCCTAATCGCTTCCTTTAACAAGCTTTTAAATCGACCCGAAAATGAAGCTGTAAGCACAGGCGATTCGCTCAAAACAATTTTGTTGCCAACCGACTTCCGCAAAGACTCCCTGACTGCATTGAATCCTAAAATAAAAGCCCTTTCATTAAAACTTCAGGCAAGCCTTGCCAGTGAACGAGCTGCAAAGAAGCAGGGCCTTCCTAAACTCGGCGTAGGTTTGGATTATGTTATTGTTGATAAGGGTTCAAACCTATCGTTACCCGATAATGGCAAGGATATAGTAATGCCCATGATCTCTATCAGCATACCTATTTTTAGGTCGAAGTATAACGCACTGGTAAAGGAAGCTCAGCTAACCCGGAAAGGGTACGAAAATAAATTACTTGACGAAACGAATACTCTAGTTTCGGAATATGAAATGGCAATGTTTCAGCTTAACCAGCAGGAACAGCTTATATCGCTTTACCAAAAACAGATTGAAACCACAAAACAATCTATTAACCTGCTTTTAACCTCGTATGCCAACTCGGGCAAAGAGTTTGAGGAAGTGTTGCGAATGCAACAACAGCTGCTTAAATACCAGAAGATGCATATTAGTGCACTGGTTCAGTATCAGATTGCAGTGGAAAAAATCAATTATCTAACCTCTAATATTTACTAA
- a CDS encoding efflux RND transporter periplasmic adaptor subunit yields MKSISKNTIIISVSALIVGLLAGWLFFGSSQKDIHDDHEHIKTEVNGQTIWTCSMHPQIRQTEPGDCPICGMDLIPLEDDKHAEVDPTAISMSPTAMKLANVSTTVVGKSKPVKEISLYGKVQADERLIYTQSAHIPGRIENLLINFTGEFVKKGQVIAHVYSPELVTAQKELFEAQKISNIQPQLFEAAKEKLLNWRLSKTQINEILESGEVKESFPIISDINGYLITKKVNEGDYVKKGQPLFEIADLSKVWVLFDIYESDISWIKLGDKVDFTVASLPGETFSGEISYIDPVIDPKTRVSKARVEVVNPNGKLKPEMFASGVVKAYIASKQNSIVVPKSAVLWTGKRSVVYVKTVSDQGVYFNMREVTLGESLGDSYIIENGLMEGEEIAVNGTFSIDAAAQLAGKPSMMNPEGGKVMTGHNHAGMNMNESESGNEAMNEPIKNTPKLVTIDNRAKRALEPLFSNYLKWKDALTNDDFKLAQQMAKNMKSTLSSIDMNIFKNAAHVLWMDYSKELSASLEHVEHYSDIEQLRKSFMKASAIMIKMVETFKPVNQVIYIQHCPMANNNNGADWLSTDKEIKNPYFGSSMLTCGEVTKEVK; encoded by the coding sequence ATGAAATCGATAAGTAAAAACACAATAATTATTTCCGTATCGGCACTTATTGTTGGACTTTTGGCAGGTTGGCTCTTTTTCGGGAGCAGCCAAAAGGATATACACGATGACCATGAGCATATTAAAACCGAGGTAAACGGACAAACAATATGGACCTGCTCCATGCACCCCCAAATTCGTCAAACCGAACCCGGCGACTGCCCAATCTGCGGTATGGATTTAATTCCTTTGGAAGATGATAAGCACGCAGAGGTCGACCCCACCGCAATAAGTATGTCGCCAACAGCTATGAAACTGGCAAATGTTAGTACTACAGTCGTAGGAAAATCAAAACCGGTTAAAGAGATCAGCTTGTACGGCAAGGTACAGGCCGATGAACGTTTAATCTATACCCAATCGGCCCATATTCCCGGTAGAATAGAAAATTTGCTAATCAACTTTACCGGCGAGTTTGTGAAAAAGGGACAAGTTATTGCTCATGTTTACTCGCCTGAACTTGTTACGGCCCAGAAAGAGCTCTTTGAGGCACAAAAAATATCCAATATACAACCTCAACTATTTGAGGCGGCAAAAGAAAAACTTCTTAACTGGAGGCTTTCAAAAACACAGATAAACGAGATATTAGAATCAGGAGAGGTAAAAGAATCATTCCCTATAATCTCTGATATAAACGGCTATCTTATTACCAAAAAAGTGAATGAGGGCGATTATGTAAAAAAGGGTCAACCTCTATTTGAAATTGCCGACTTATCAAAGGTTTGGGTACTATTTGACATTTACGAATCGGATATTAGCTGGATTAAATTAGGCGATAAGGTTGATTTCACCGTAGCTTCATTGCCCGGTGAAACCTTTTCGGGAGAGATTTCTTATATCGACCCCGTAATTGATCCTAAAACACGTGTTTCAAAAGCTCGAGTAGAGGTAGTGAACCCCAATGGTAAACTAAAACCAGAGATGTTTGCTTCCGGAGTTGTTAAAGCTTATATCGCTAGCAAGCAGAACTCGATTGTTGTTCCAAAATCTGCAGTATTATGGACCGGTAAACGTTCAGTTGTTTACGTCAAAACCGTTTCGGACCAAGGTGTTTACTTCAATATGCGCGAGGTCACATTAGGCGAATCGTTAGGCGATAGCTATATTATTGAGAATGGTCTGATGGAAGGCGAAGAGATTGCTGTTAACGGTACCTTTAGCATCGATGCTGCTGCTCAGCTTGCCGGTAAACCTAGCATGATGAACCCCGAAGGTGGTAAGGTTATGACAGGCCACAACCATGCAGGAATGAATATGAACGAAAGCGAATCAGGTAATGAAGCCATGAATGAACCTATAAAAAACACACCTAAACTTGTAACTATCGACAATCGAGCAAAACGTGCATTAGAACCGCTATTCAGCAATTACCTGAAATGGAAAGATGCCCTAACGAACGATGATTTCAAATTGGCCCAACAAATGGCTAAAAATATGAAAAGTACGCTTAGCTCAATTGATATGAACATTTTTAAAAATGCCGCTCATGTTTTATGGATGGATTATAGTAAAGAACTAAGTGCTAGTTTAGAGCATGTTGAACATTATTCCGATATAGAGCAGCTGAGAAAATCATTTATGAAAGCCTCTGCAATCATGATTAAAATGGTAGAAACATTCAAACCTGTTAATCAGGTTATCTACATACAACACTGTCCTATGGCTAACAATAATAATGGTGCCGACTGGCTTAGCACTGATAAGGAAATCAAAAATCCTTATTTCGGCAGTTCCATGTTAACCTGTGGAGAGGTTACAAAAGAAGTTAAATAA
- a CDS encoding heavy-metal-associated domain-containing protein has translation MKTKVLLLIGMFLFGASSVFAQTKTEKFEVKGNCGMCKARIEKAAKSVDGVINANWEQETKMLTVKFDTKKTDVHKIQMAIAKVGHDTPMHKAPDDVYNSLPGCCHYDRSDTKEVKKSDSHMH, from the coding sequence ATGAAAACAAAAGTTTTATTACTAATCGGAATGTTCCTTTTTGGAGCAAGTTCGGTATTTGCTCAAACAAAGACCGAGAAGTTTGAGGTAAAGGGTAATTGTGGTATGTGTAAAGCCCGAATTGAAAAAGCCGCAAAATCGGTTGATGGAGTTATTAACGCAAACTGGGAACAGGAAACCAAGATGCTCACAGTTAAATTTGACACCAAAAAAACCGATGTTCATAAGATTCAAATGGCAATTGCCAAAGTGGGTCATGATACTCCTATGCACAAAGCGCCCGATGATGTATATAACTCATTACCTGGCTGCTGCCATTACGATAGGTCTGATACCAAGGAGGTGAAAAAGAGTGACTCGCATATGCACTAA
- a CDS encoding FMN-binding protein: protein MKLKLLISLLFIGIHGFSQNESVPRELIKEIKKISNQSLPNLTTMGKVADGTFYTIKNAKPAFYAYCGRVYTCRTSGCDTNNPSYSNANEFFDYFILYDKTPKIIAVKIYSYEATHGHEIGTKGWLKQFIGYSGTRKLSVGKEIDAISGATTSANNITNDIYVKTKTLKKLIAKNRNSYNLVCKQ, encoded by the coding sequence ATGAAGCTTAAGCTGTTAATATCGCTCTTGTTTATAGGCATACATGGTTTTTCTCAGAATGAATCGGTACCTAGGGAGCTTATAAAAGAAATTAAAAAGATTTCGAACCAAAGCTTACCAAATCTTACCACAATGGGTAAGGTAGCCGACGGAACCTTTTATACTATTAAAAATGCCAAGCCTGCATTCTATGCATATTGTGGAAGGGTATACACATGTAGGACTAGCGGATGCGATACCAACAACCCAAGTTACTCAAATGCAAATGAATTCTTTGACTACTTTATTCTATACGATAAAACGCCAAAAATAATCGCTGTTAAGATTTATAGCTACGAGGCAACGCATGGACATGAAATAGGAACCAAGGGGTGGCTAAAACAGTTTATAGGGTATTCAGGTACTCGAAAGCTCTCGGTAGGTAAAGAAATCGATGCCATTTCAGGAGCAACAACATCTGCTAATAACATCACCAACGACATCTATGTTAAAACCAAAACTTTAAAAAAACTAATCGCAAAGAACAGAAATAGTTATAATCTTGTATGCAAGCAATAA
- a CDS encoding dipeptidase produces the protein MKRVTLLLLIGLTFTYIPANSCTIIAVGKKVSADGSTIISHTDTGPDSRIFVVPSQTFKTGSLAPVYWGIQDPSLPLHNDGEILGYIPQVEKTYKYFQSAYSHVNEYQLGIAESTTSQRPELICVKGEGKQIMTIEQAQIFALQRYKKARDAVKFIGDLMTKYGFLPSSGDGSETLVVADKEEVWVFEVFGVGKGWDPKSGKPGAIWAAQRLPEDQATMIPNWSIIKEINPEDKENFMVSENYMQEAIDRGWYDPKSGKPFIWQEVYAPKCAVEFATSRFWLFYHTFAPNLEQWPDRKYDSSNPYKGIQPYFQYVEPLSIYPFSIKPEKKISVQDVIAFQRSTFEGTIYDMTNDPNWLVPDGKGGYVKSPLATPFPSSDLRKLLKITYRRPVARHRGHYGMVLQIRDWLPDEIGGVYWVYLDNPYFSPYVPIYAGNLLVHESYKTYDPNRYDEKSARWAIDFVDNLASLKFQEIAKDVQAVRDPFEAKIFEQQAKIEEEALKLYKKSPKRAQDYLTNYSNGLMAEVTQMFLDLRNQIITKYTNNHE, from the coding sequence ATGAAAAGAGTAACCCTGCTGCTACTAATAGGATTAACTTTTACCTATATACCAGCAAATAGCTGTACAATAATTGCCGTTGGGAAAAAAGTTTCGGCTGATGGTTCTACTATAATATCCCATACCGATACTGGTCCAGATTCTCGGATATTCGTAGTGCCTTCACAGACATTTAAGACAGGTAGCTTAGCACCTGTGTATTGGGGAATACAAGATCCAAGTCTACCGTTACATAACGATGGTGAAATACTAGGGTATATCCCTCAAGTAGAAAAAACTTATAAATATTTCCAATCGGCTTACTCACATGTAAACGAGTATCAGCTTGGAATAGCAGAGAGTACAACTTCACAAAGGCCTGAACTAATATGCGTGAAGGGTGAAGGTAAACAAATTATGACCATAGAGCAGGCTCAAATCTTTGCCTTGCAACGGTATAAAAAGGCACGTGATGCTGTCAAATTTATAGGTGATTTAATGACCAAATATGGTTTTCTCCCATCAAGTGGCGATGGTTCTGAAACGTTAGTTGTTGCAGACAAAGAAGAGGTTTGGGTCTTTGAAGTTTTTGGAGTAGGAAAAGGATGGGATCCCAAAAGTGGTAAGCCTGGTGCGATTTGGGCTGCTCAACGATTACCCGAAGATCAAGCAACCATGATTCCCAATTGGAGCATTATTAAAGAGATAAATCCCGAAGATAAGGAGAACTTCATGGTATCAGAAAACTATATGCAGGAGGCCATCGATAGGGGATGGTACGACCCTAAATCAGGAAAACCTTTTATCTGGCAGGAAGTTTATGCTCCCAAATGCGCAGTGGAATTTGCAACCAGTAGGTTTTGGCTCTTTTATCATACTTTTGCACCAAACCTAGAGCAGTGGCCCGATAGAAAGTACGATAGTAGTAATCCATATAAGGGAATTCAGCCATACTTTCAGTATGTAGAGCCTCTCTCTATCTATCCTTTTTCCATTAAGCCAGAGAAGAAGATATCGGTTCAGGATGTTATTGCCTTTCAACGGTCAACTTTTGAAGGCACCATTTACGATATGACCAACGACCCCAATTGGCTGGTTCCCGATGGTAAGGGAGGTTATGTTAAAAGTCCTCTTGCCACACCTTTCCCAAGTAGTGATTTGCGAAAATTGCTAAAAATTACCTATCGTCGTCCTGTTGCTCGTCATAGAGGTCATTACGGAATGGTGCTTCAAATTCGTGACTGGCTACCCGATGAGATTGGAGGAGTTTATTGGGTTTATCTCGATAACCCTTACTTCAGCCCTTATGTGCCAATTTACGCTGGCAACCTATTGGTTCATGAGTCATACAAAACTTACGATCCTAACCGTTACGATGAAAAATCTGCACGCTGGGCTATTGATTTTGTTGATAACCTGGCTAGCCTTAAATTCCAGGAGATTGCAAAAGATGTTCAAGCGGTAAGAGATCCGTTTGAGGCAAAGATATTTGAACAGCAAGCGAAGATTGAGGAGGAGGCCCTAAAACTATACAAGAAAAGCCCTAAAAGGGCTCAAGACTACCTTACAAACTACTCCAATGGCCTGATGGCAGAGGTTACCCAAATGTTCCTCGATTTAAGAAACCAAATTATTACAAAGTACACCAATAACCACGAGTAA
- a CDS encoding S28 family serine protease, whose protein sequence is MKLKGIFISVLATLSIGLLLSFRFQNPVAEEILKSIPIVDSFKVIDSDPFFQSTYEVWLRVPLDHNNPNSPKFPLRAYYSHRSFTRPMVVVIDGYTMYTSKANELTKILGANQLTIEHRFFSNSRPKDSLPWQYLNIRQAAADAHMVISAFKKHYHNKWVSTGISKSGQATIFHRRFYPNDVDVSVPYVAPLNFSSEDKRVYDFLSKVGTPECRKKIKDFQKALFKNKNEILPMLENLAKKNRWEFKMGIDRAYDLSVLEYEFSFWQWGSSCTEIPNANSDAKELFEHWADVNPFTFFEKKSTEKVLPFFYQAMTEIGMYGYNIEPFREYLPDKKNITFEFTLPDSVNVKFDSTAMLDIYQWVRDSGNYMLYIYGGNDAWTSTSVVPGNKTNAVKMVCPGGSHSTRIKSFPPELQDSIYHVLEKWVGVEIN, encoded by the coding sequence ATGAAGTTAAAAGGCATATTCATTTCGGTTTTAGCCACATTATCAATAGGTTTATTACTTTCGTTTCGATTCCAAAATCCTGTTGCTGAGGAAATTTTAAAATCGATACCTATTGTTGATAGTTTCAAGGTTATAGACAGCGATCCTTTTTTTCAATCAACCTATGAGGTGTGGTTAAGAGTTCCGCTTGATCATAACAATCCTAATAGCCCCAAGTTCCCATTAAGGGCTTATTACTCACATAGGAGTTTTACAAGGCCCATGGTAGTAGTTATTGATGGTTACACCATGTACACCTCAAAGGCGAATGAGTTAACCAAAATTCTAGGAGCAAACCAGCTAACCATTGAGCATCGTTTTTTTTCAAATAGCCGCCCAAAAGATTCGCTTCCATGGCAGTATCTTAACATTCGCCAAGCAGCTGCCGATGCCCACATGGTAATTTCAGCATTTAAAAAGCATTACCATAATAAGTGGGTTTCAACTGGTATTAGCAAAAGCGGGCAGGCAACAATCTTTCATCGAAGATTTTACCCAAATGATGTTGACGTTAGCGTACCCTATGTTGCACCGCTTAATTTTTCAAGTGAGGATAAACGTGTGTACGATTTTTTAAGTAAAGTGGGAACTCCAGAGTGTAGAAAGAAGATAAAGGATTTTCAGAAAGCGCTCTTTAAAAATAAAAACGAGATTTTACCCATGTTGGAAAACCTGGCCAAAAAGAATAGATGGGAGTTCAAAATGGGTATTGATCGTGCATATGATTTAAGCGTTTTAGAGTATGAATTTTCTTTTTGGCAATGGGGTTCAAGTTGTACTGAAATTCCTAACGCAAACTCAGATGCTAAGGAACTTTTTGAGCATTGGGCCGATGTTAATCCCTTTACATTCTTTGAAAAAAAATCTACAGAAAAGGTTTTACCCTTCTTTTATCAGGCCATGACTGAAATAGGAATGTATGGCTATAATATTGAACCTTTTAGAGAATATCTACCAGACAAAAAGAATATTACATTTGAATTTACACTTCCTGATAGTGTAAATGTAAAGTTTGATTCTACTGCAATGCTTGATATTTACCAGTGGGTGCGCGATTCTGGTAACTATATGCTTTACATCTATGGTGGAAACGATGCATGGACATCCACATCGGTTGTGCCCGGGAATAAAACAAATGCTGTTAAAATGGTTTGCCCTGGAGGCAGTCATAGCACGCGTATAAAGTCGTTTCCTCCAGAATTGCAGGATAGTATTTACCATGTACTTGAAAAATGGGTTGGGGTTGAGATAAATTAA
- a CDS encoding aminopeptidase P family protein: MFSKETYINRRNQLRKQFNTGVLVFLGNEESSMNYEDNTYRFRQDSTFLYYFGLNRAGLYAIMDIESGNDYIFGDDFTIDSIVWMGSQPTIKEMASSVGVEHSGAVNEFYQKVKSYPTDKVHYLPPYRPEHILKLMDALGFNKEEVKKKVSIPFIVAVGEQRNIKSEEEIKEIDYAVSVTAWMHQAAMRFARPGMTEAQVAAKVYEVALAEGGDISFPIIATINGQTLHNHYHGNTIKEGQLFLLDAGFETPMGYAGDMSSTFPVGKTFTNAQKEIYEIALRAHNAAIDMLKPGVNFRDVHLQAARIIFDGLKDMGFTKGDTDDAVANGAHALFFPCGTGHLMGLDVHDMENLGEQYVGYAGMPKSKQFGLKSLRLGRELKPGYVLTIEPGIYFIPELIDLWEQTGTNKEYINFDKVNQYRNFGGIRNEEDVLITPDGHKILGEPLAKSIEDVEEERKKAFLD; the protein is encoded by the coding sequence ATGTTTAGTAAGGAAACTTATATCAATCGACGAAATCAGCTTCGTAAACAATTCAACACTGGAGTTTTAGTGTTTTTAGGTAACGAAGAAAGTTCCATGAATTATGAAGATAACACCTACCGTTTTCGTCAGGATAGTACCTTTTTATATTATTTTGGCTTAAATAGGGCAGGACTTTATGCTATTATGGATATTGAGAGTGGCAACGATTACATCTTTGGCGATGACTTTACAATAGATAGCATAGTTTGGATGGGTTCTCAACCAACCATTAAGGAAATGGCAAGCAGTGTTGGAGTTGAGCATTCAGGAGCTGTAAACGAGTTCTACCAGAAAGTTAAAAGCTATCCTACCGACAAAGTACATTATCTTCCTCCGTATAGACCAGAGCATATACTTAAACTAATGGATGCTTTAGGTTTCAATAAGGAAGAAGTTAAAAAAAAGGTAAGCATTCCTTTTATAGTTGCTGTTGGCGAACAACGGAACATTAAAAGCGAAGAGGAGATTAAGGAGATTGATTATGCTGTTTCAGTTACCGCTTGGATGCATCAAGCTGCTATGCGTTTTGCTAGACCAGGAATGACTGAGGCGCAAGTAGCTGCAAAAGTTTACGAAGTAGCATTAGCCGAAGGAGGTGATATAAGCTTTCCTATAATTGCTACAATTAACGGACAGACACTTCACAACCATTATCATGGCAACACTATTAAAGAGGGTCAGCTATTCCTTCTTGATGCAGGATTTGAAACACCAATGGGATATGCTGGCGATATGAGCAGCACATTTCCTGTTGGTAAAACATTTACCAACGCACAAAAAGAAATCTACGAGATAGCTCTAAGGGCTCATAATGCAGCAATTGATATGCTAAAACCAGGAGTTAATTTCCGTGATGTTCATTTACAGGCTGCACGAATTATTTTTGATGGTTTAAAAGATATGGGCTTTACAAAGGGAGATACCGATGACGCTGTTGCAAATGGGGCTCATGCACTATTTTTCCCATGCGGAACAGGTCATTTAATGGGGCTTGATGTTCACGATATGGAAAACCTAGGCGAACAATATGTAGGATATGCTGGAATGCCTAAAAGCAAACAGTTTGGATTAAAATCGCTTCGTTTAGGACGTGAACTGAAACCAGGTTACGTTTTAACAATTGAGCCAGGCATCTATTTTATTCCAGAGCTTATAGACTTGTGGGAACAAACAGGAACGAATAAGGAATATATCAATTTTGATAAAGTTAATCAGTATAGAAACTTTGGAGGCATACGGAACGAAGAGGATGTGCTAATAACACCTGATGGTCATAAAATTCTTGGAGAACCTCTGGCAAAATCGATTGAGGATGTTGAAGAGGAAAGAAAAAAGGCTTTCCTAGATTAA
- a CDS encoding S9 family peptidase yields the protein MKKIISIHLLFLLILVLPVKGFSQVTTKDYERAEKFLQFNLSKHIYNSWVEPNWYEQNNIFIYSINTRKGTEYFIVNTETKEKKKAFDQEKFAKLLADSLKEEVKPFELPISQVKLEKGNRILFKAKSKTWQYDPDNNTLQPKPDPLKLTSKESLSPDGKWVAFIKDGNIFIRDKKTGSEVQLSQDGTPENGYGYDLSWYFTRNDTKGEKNDYNIEVYWSKDSKKLIVPRYDRRNTRRLYLLKHSNEGYQAEVVSYERGLAGDSAIAMVDFYLFDVQKKNGVKIDLPTHPAFLGTYFYFFDNCPKAYHVRYYRGYKKRELFEIDLETANVRSVLVETYPKTFVDIYTETLEVLYDKNEFIWRSEQDGWCHLYLYDLTSGKIKNQITKGEFYVYGVENIDAKNRKIWFTAGGVDKSRNPYQKYLYSINFNGKGLKLLTPEEATHSISISPDKRYFVDNYSSVTQPNIAVLRYLKSGKMVMELERSDINDLVEMGWKHAEPFSMLADDGKTMLYGVIFKPLNFDPNKKYPVIDGTYTGPHTIRSPQTFSRSVLNMDLSLAELGFIVVNIDGRGSAYRSKAFHDISYARLGYGLVDHVYVIKELAKKYPYIDADRVGIYGHSAGGYDATRALLLFPDFYKVGVSSAGDHDHRMEKVWWPELYQGYPVDTQYQNQSNITNAANLKGHLLLVTGDLDNNVNPSATIRLAEELTKANKDFDLIILPNNDHSSCYWNKYFIRRRWDFFVRHLLGQNPPKEYKIK from the coding sequence ATGAAGAAAATTATTTCAATCCATCTCCTGTTTTTATTAATATTAGTGTTACCAGTTAAAGGCTTTAGTCAAGTAACAACTAAGGACTATGAACGTGCCGAGAAATTTTTGCAATTTAACCTGAGCAAGCATATTTATAATAGCTGGGTAGAACCAAACTGGTATGAGCAGAATAACATTTTTATTTACAGCATAAATACACGTAAAGGTACTGAGTATTTTATAGTCAATACAGAAACAAAAGAAAAGAAGAAAGCCTTTGACCAGGAAAAGTTTGCCAAACTTTTAGCCGATTCTTTAAAGGAAGAGGTAAAACCATTTGAATTACCAATCTCTCAGGTAAAGTTGGAAAAGGGTAATAGGATTTTATTCAAGGCAAAGAGTAAAACATGGCAATACGATCCTGATAATAATACCCTTCAACCAAAACCCGATCCGTTAAAATTAACAAGCAAAGAATCGTTATCGCCCGATGGTAAATGGGTTGCATTCATAAAAGATGGGAATATTTTTATAAGAGATAAAAAAACTGGCAGCGAAGTTCAACTTTCGCAAGATGGTACTCCAGAAAATGGCTATGGATACGATTTAAGCTGGTATTTTACCCGTAATGATACCAAGGGTGAAAAGAACGATTATAACATTGAGGTTTACTGGAGTAAAGATTCTAAAAAGCTAATTGTACCACGTTACGATAGACGGAATACACGTAGATTATATCTACTTAAGCACAGTAATGAAGGTTATCAGGCCGAGGTTGTATCGTATGAACGTGGTTTGGCTGGTGATTCGGCAATAGCAATGGTTGATTTCTACCTTTTTGATGTTCAGAAAAAGAACGGTGTTAAAATTGATTTACCTACCCATCCCGCATTTTTGGGTACATACTTTTACTTTTTCGATAATTGCCCCAAGGCATACCATGTACGTTACTATAGGGGGTACAAAAAACGCGAACTTTTTGAAATCGACCTTGAGACCGCTAACGTGCGTTCGGTGCTGGTAGAAACCTATCCCAAAACATTTGTCGATATTTATACCGAAACCCTTGAGGTGCTTTACGATAAGAATGAGTTTATTTGGCGTTCGGAGCAGGATGGATGGTGTCATCTTTATCTATACGATCTAACCAGTGGAAAAATTAAAAACCAGATAACTAAAGGAGAGTTTTACGTTTATGGTGTAGAGAATATAGATGCAAAAAACAGAAAGATTTGGTTTACTGCAGGAGGTGTTGATAAGTCAAGAAATCCTTATCAAAAGTACTTGTATTCAATAAACTTCAATGGTAAAGGCTTAAAACTTTTAACACCAGAGGAGGCAACACATAGTATAAGTATTTCTCCTGATAAACGGTATTTTGTAGATAATTACTCATCGGTAACTCAACCAAACATTGCCGTTTTACGATATTTGAAAAGTGGCAAGATGGTTATGGAGTTAGAGAGAAGTGATATTAATGATTTGGTTGAAATGGGCTGGAAGCATGCCGAACCATTTAGCATGCTGGCCGACGACGGGAAAACTATGCTTTACGGCGTGATATTTAAACCTTTAAATTTTGATCCCAACAAAAAGTATCCTGTTATTGATGGAACATACACTGGCCCACATACCATTAGATCGCCACAAACCTTCTCTAGAAGTGTTCTGAATATGGATCTATCGCTTGCTGAACTTGGTTTCATAGTAGTAAACATCGATGGACGAGGAAGCGCATATCGCTCAAAAGCATTTCATGATATTTCATATGCACGACTTGGCTACGGTCTTGTAGATCATGTTTACGTTATCAAAGAACTTGCGAAAAAATATCCTTATATCGATGCTGATCGGGTGGGCATATATGGACATTCGGCTGGTGGTTATGATGCAACTAGAGCATTGCTACTCTTTCCCGATTTTTACAAAGTTGGGGTTTCTTCTGCCGGTGATCATGACCATAGAATGGAAAAGGTTTGGTGGCCAGAACTTTATCAAGGATACCCTGTTGATACTCAGTATCAGAACCAGTCTAACATTACCAATGCTGCTAACTTAAAGGGACATCTATTACTTGTAACGGGCGATTTAGATAATAATGTAAATCCTTCGGCTACCATTAGGCTTGCCGAGGAGCTAACAAAAGCCAATAAGGACTTCGACCTAATCATCTTACCAAATAATGACCACAGCTCTTGTTACTGGAATAAGTACTTCATCAGAAGACGTTGGGATTTCTTTGTTCGTCATCTATTAGGGCAAAATCCACCTAAAGAGTATAAGATAAAGTAA